From a region of the Paenibacillus sp. R14(2021) genome:
- a CDS encoding DUF3048 domain-containing protein, which yields MMRKRRNHLPEARLGLLLVLAAAMLLGGCSENKLNTGNSGQQAPEQTAPAPETDTSAAEEPPVVDPPQYIAPLTGLPLEKEVTLRPMAVMVNNFASARPQSGLPNADVVWEVLAEGGITRLVAVFQSTTSTDPIGPIRSNRPYLIRIGEAYHAVLAHSGASTDGYDLLQHHHKDYLDEISNAGAYFYRESFRKPPHNLYSNLEKLRAGAAKKKYAQTVDLPAFPWSETGATSGGTDAAKVEIHFLLKDYKVSYAYNAATKLYDRFVNDKPHTDLTTKAQLTASNLVVLGAKHKTYDDYGRLEIDLESGGPAMLIQLGKSVACEWVRSGDGLIRLMKDGQELPFVPGHTFYHIVPMTPTFAGHVKLGI from the coding sequence ATGATGCGTAAACGACGGAATCACCTGCCAGAGGCTCGTCTTGGCCTGCTGCTCGTGCTGGCTGCGGCAATGCTGCTGGGCGGCTGCAGCGAGAACAAATTAAACACAGGGAACAGCGGACAGCAAGCGCCCGAACAAACGGCACCCGCGCCGGAAACCGACACGTCCGCCGCCGAGGAGCCGCCTGTCGTTGACCCGCCCCAATACATAGCGCCGCTGACCGGGCTCCCTTTAGAGAAGGAAGTGACCTTGCGGCCGATGGCGGTCATGGTCAACAACTTCGCTTCGGCGCGTCCGCAGTCGGGTCTGCCCAATGCCGACGTCGTGTGGGAAGTGCTCGCCGAGGGCGGCATCACGCGGCTCGTGGCCGTGTTCCAGAGCACGACCTCCACGGATCCGATCGGTCCGATCCGAAGCAACCGCCCTTATCTGATCCGAATCGGCGAAGCCTATCATGCGGTGCTGGCGCACTCGGGCGCGAGCACGGACGGCTATGATTTGCTGCAGCATCATCATAAGGATTATTTGGACGAGATCTCGAACGCGGGGGCGTACTTCTACCGCGAATCGTTCCGCAAGCCGCCTCATAATCTCTATTCCAATCTTGAGAAGCTGCGTGCCGGCGCCGCGAAGAAGAAGTACGCGCAGACGGTCGATCTGCCGGCATTCCCATGGTCAGAGACGGGTGCGACGAGCGGAGGAACGGACGCCGCGAAGGTCGAGATTCATTTTCTGCTGAAGGATTACAAGGTATCCTACGCGTATAATGCGGCAACGAAGCTGTACGACCGCTTCGTCAACGATAAGCCGCACACGGATTTGACGACGAAGGCGCAACTGACGGCTTCCAATCTCGTCGTGCTCGGCGCGAAGCATAAGACCTACGACGATTACGGCAGGCTCGAAATCGACCTGGAATCCGGCGGACCTGCCATGCTGATCCAGCTGGGCAAATCCGTGGCGTGCGAGTGGGTCAGAAGCGGCGACGGCTTGATTCGCCTCATGAAGGACGGCCAGGAGCTGCCGTTCGTTCCGGGGCACACGTTCTACCATATCGTGCCGATGACGCCGACGTTTGCGGGGCATGTAAAGCTCGGCATATAA
- a CDS encoding class I SAM-dependent methyltransferase gives MEARQLESTTKQNQQSWNTGAYAAWLQRFGTPAEAAVKLKAAPAKRLGTALSYMGDVAGKRIVNLLGSNGNKAVALALLGAQSTVIDFSDENKRYAEELAAEAGVPLTYISADVLKLPEAQLTADYDIVFMEFGILHYFLDLAPLFAVVRGLLRQGGKLVLQDFHPVSTKLISSRGTTANIRKHKVTGDYFSTELEEKEVAFSKFLPEHGGQTQTVKLRNWTLGEIVTGIAAEGLYITLLEELPNQSSDVFDQGIPKTFTIAALKL, from the coding sequence ATGGAGGCAAGGCAGTTGGAATCGACAACGAAGCAAAATCAACAATCGTGGAACACGGGCGCTTATGCAGCATGGCTGCAGCGGTTCGGCACTCCGGCGGAAGCGGCGGTGAAACTGAAGGCGGCACCAGCCAAGCGGCTCGGCACGGCCTTATCCTATATGGGCGACGTAGCGGGCAAGCGGATCGTCAATCTGCTTGGTTCGAACGGCAACAAAGCGGTTGCCCTGGCGCTGCTCGGCGCGCAGTCGACCGTCATTGATTTCTCCGATGAGAACAAGCGGTATGCGGAGGAGCTGGCGGCGGAAGCGGGCGTTCCGCTGACTTATATATCGGCCGATGTGCTGAAGCTGCCTGAGGCGCAGCTGACCGCCGATTATGATATCGTGTTCATGGAGTTCGGCATTCTGCATTATTTCCTCGACCTGGCGCCGCTGTTCGCGGTCGTGCGCGGGTTATTACGTCAAGGCGGAAAGCTGGTGCTGCAGGATTTTCATCCCGTATCGACGAAGCTCATCTCGTCGCGCGGCACGACGGCCAACATCCGCAAGCACAAAGTAACGGGCGATTATTTCAGCACGGAGCTGGAGGAGAAGGAAGTGGCGTTCTCGAAGTTTCTGCCGGAGCATGGCGGCCAGACGCAGACGGTGAAGCTGCGCAACTGGACGCTCGGCGAGATCGTGACAGGCATTGCGGCAGAGGGGCTGTACATCACCCTGCTGGAGGAGCTGCCGAACCAGTCGTCGGACGTATTCGACCAGGGCATTCCGAAGACGTTCACGATCGCCGCGTTGAAGCTTTAA
- a CDS encoding DUF47 domain-containing protein, with product MFKKKNDVFFTTLEAMADTILEGVLYFQQNVSKISDAAQFAKAMKEYESKCDRHVHTILTELNKTFITPIDRDDILRLTTSLDDVLDGIEACASRFEMYDITEPDEYITLFAENILRCAQQIKKAIYLLSEKKLLAMREPAIHINELENQADDLLRISVKSLFTNVKDPIELIKRKEVYERLEQTTDYCEDVANTLETIIMRNS from the coding sequence ATGTTTAAGAAGAAGAATGACGTGTTCTTTACGACACTAGAGGCCATGGCAGATACGATTTTGGAGGGCGTGCTCTATTTTCAGCAGAACGTTTCCAAGATCAGTGATGCGGCGCAGTTTGCAAAAGCAATGAAAGAGTACGAAAGCAAATGCGACCGTCATGTACATACCATACTGACCGAGCTGAATAAAACGTTCATAACGCCGATCGACCGCGACGATATCCTGCGGCTGACGACTTCGCTTGATGATGTGCTCGACGGCATCGAAGCCTGCGCTTCGCGCTTCGAGATGTACGATATCACGGAGCCGGACGAATATATCACGCTGTTCGCGGAGAATATTCTGCGCTGCGCCCAGCAGATCAAGAAAGCGATCTATCTCTTGTCAGAGAAGAAGCTGCTGGCGATGCGCGAGCCGGCCATTCATATCAACGAGCTTGAGAATCAAGCCGACGACTTGCTGCGCATCAGCGTGAAGAGCTTGTTCACGAACGTGAAGGACCCGATCGAGCTCATCAAGCGCAAGGAAGTCTATGAGCGCCTTGAACAGACGACCGACTACTGCGAGGATGTCGCGAACACACTCGAAACCATCATCATGCGCAACAGCTAA
- a CDS encoding inorganic phosphate transporter: protein MDIYIWVGIVIFLALGFDFINGFHDTANAIATTVSTRALSPRMAIILASVMNFVGAVLFTGVAKTIGGKIADPTVLEHGVQVVVATLIGAIVWNLFTWWIGIPSSSSHALIGSLTGAVVSSAGFKAVNAAGFIDIMKALILSPLIAFAGGFVIMWILKKIFARSSPHQVNKAFRTGQIFTAAFQSFTHGTNDAQKAMGIITFALVTANVQDSTDHIPLWVKLSAATAMALGTSIGGWKIIKTMGTKIFKIEPINGFAADITSASVILSATFTHLPVSTTHVITSSILGVGSAKRFSDVKWDLAGRIIISWLITIPITMILSALIYQVIALFI, encoded by the coding sequence ATGGACATTTACATTTGGGTTGGCATCGTTATTTTCCTTGCGCTTGGATTCGATTTCATCAACGGGTTTCATGATACCGCCAATGCGATCGCAACGACGGTATCCACGCGGGCTTTATCGCCGCGCATGGCGATTATTCTGGCTTCGGTGATGAACTTCGTGGGCGCGGTCCTCTTTACCGGGGTAGCCAAGACGATCGGAGGAAAAATCGCGGATCCTACCGTGCTTGAGCATGGGGTTCAGGTCGTGGTCGCTACCCTCATCGGGGCGATTGTCTGGAATCTATTCACATGGTGGATCGGTATTCCTTCTTCCTCTTCGCATGCGCTGATCGGGTCGCTCACCGGAGCGGTCGTCAGCTCGGCGGGCTTCAAGGCCGTGAACGCGGCAGGCTTCATCGATATTATGAAGGCACTTATTCTATCCCCGCTTATCGCATTCGCGGGCGGTTTCGTCATCATGTGGATTCTGAAGAAGATCTTCGCGCGTTCGAGTCCGCATCAAGTCAATAAAGCATTCCGCACGGGACAAATCTTCACGGCGGCATTCCAGTCGTTTACGCACGGCACGAACGACGCGCAGAAGGCGATGGGCATCATCACGTTCGCGCTCGTGACGGCGAATGTGCAGGACAGCACGGACCATATTCCGCTGTGGGTTAAACTATCCGCGGCAACGGCAATGGCGCTCGGCACATCAATCGGCGGCTGGAAAATCATCAAGACGATGGGGACGAAAATTTTCAAAATCGAGCCCATCAACGGGTTCGCAGCTGATATTACCTCCGCCTCCGTCATTCTGTCTGCGACGTTCACGCATTTGCCGGTCAGCACGACGCACGTCATCACCTCTTCCATTCTCGGCGTAGGCAGCGCGAAGCGCTTCTCCGACGTCAAATGGGACCTCGCGGGACGGATCATCATTTCGTGGTTGATTACGATTCCGATTACGATGATCCTGTCGGCGCTGATCTATCAAGTGATTGCCCTGTTTATCTAA
- a CDS encoding DUF975 family protein, with the protein MVTSSELRARARQSLAGQWGRSALFTLVMYAIAGGLGAIPNIGNIISFLISGALAFGVYAYYMNVARGERPAFAVLWSGFPLLWRTFVLYFFMTVFTLLWSLLLIVPGIIAAIRYSQAYFISRDNPEIGALEAIRRSKAMMAGHKGRFFVLWLSFIGWALLCIPTLLIGCLWLYPYFMTTIAHFHEDLRSQNSSFGGYNTLAPLDPPPHPQSF; encoded by the coding sequence ATGGTAACAAGTTCAGAATTGCGAGCAAGAGCAAGGCAAAGCTTAGCAGGACAGTGGGGAAGAAGCGCGCTCTTTACGCTTGTTATGTATGCCATTGCCGGAGGGCTCGGCGCCATTCCGAATATCGGCAATATCATTTCGTTTCTTATCTCCGGAGCGCTGGCCTTTGGCGTTTACGCGTACTACATGAACGTTGCGAGAGGCGAACGTCCCGCGTTCGCAGTGCTTTGGAGCGGCTTTCCGCTGCTTTGGCGCACATTCGTCTTATATTTCTTCATGACGGTTTTCACATTATTGTGGTCCTTGCTGCTCATCGTTCCCGGCATTATCGCGGCTATCCGCTACTCCCAAGCTTATTTCATATCCAGAGACAACCCCGAAATCGGGGCGCTCGAAGCCATCCGGCGCAGCAAAGCCATGATGGCCGGCCATAAAGGACGATTCTTTGTACTCTGGCTGTCATTTATCGGCTGGGCGCTGCTTTGTATCCCTACGCTCCTCATTGGATGCTTGTGGCTGTATCCTTATTTCATGACGACGATCGCCCACTTCCACGAGGACCTGCGCAGCCAGAACAGCAGCTTCGGCGGCTACAACACGCTCGCCCCTCTTGACCCGCCGCCGCATCCGCAGAGCTTCTAA
- a CDS encoding YerC/YecD family TrpR-related protein, protein MQLKKLNDKTVDQLFEAVLTLKTVEECYIFFDDLCTVNEIQSLSQRLEVARMLGKGATYNQIEAETGASTATISRVKRCLNYGNDGYKMALERSGR, encoded by the coding sequence ATGCAACTGAAGAAGCTCAATGATAAGACGGTCGACCAGCTGTTCGAAGCGGTGCTCACGCTGAAAACCGTTGAGGAATGCTATATTTTCTTCGACGATCTGTGTACGGTGAACGAGATTCAGTCGCTGTCCCAGCGCCTTGAGGTGGCGCGCATGCTTGGCAAAGGCGCGACATATAATCAGATTGAAGCGGAGACCGGCGCCAGCACAGCAACAATCTCCCGCGTGAAACGGTGCTTGAACTACGGCAACGACGGGTACAAAATGGCGCTGGAGCGCTCGGGTCGCTAA
- a CDS encoding sirohydrochlorin chelatase has translation MKPGILVISHGSREAGWVRLVDDAAMAVAASEACSSSVPGGNQVPVVSSFLEIVDGRLIQDGIDRLTAEGVTELYVLPLFVSSGSTHVDDIAQAFGMAPVAAGRPGELEPFRIPQGVRVRFGLPIDDDADIAELLLGNIASLSSAPARERLLLVAHGSREAVFHGRWRAGMTQLAERLRALGGFAGADIAMLLPNQAACKLRALQRRYSGEDFLVVPLFLSEGYFTSTVIPKRLEGLAYRYNGRALLPNPAIARWMERQIRAWLAELETGDGERLGSSLR, from the coding sequence ATGAAGCCAGGCATTCTCGTCATCAGCCACGGCTCGCGCGAAGCGGGATGGGTGCGGCTTGTCGATGACGCCGCCATGGCTGTCGCCGCGTCGGAGGCGTGTTCGTCTTCAGTTCCCGGCGGTAACCAGGTGCCCGTCGTGTCGTCGTTTCTCGAGATCGTGGACGGCCGGCTCATTCAAGACGGCATAGATCGGCTGACAGCGGAAGGCGTGACGGAGTTATACGTCCTTCCGCTTTTTGTGTCGTCCGGCAGCACGCATGTGGACGACATTGCGCAGGCGTTCGGCATGGCGCCGGTCGCTGCGGGACGTCCCGGCGAGCTGGAGCCATTTCGCATCCCGCAGGGCGTGCGCGTGCGCTTCGGGCTGCCGATCGACGACGATGCGGATATTGCGGAGCTGCTGCTCGGCAATATCGCGTCCCTGTCGTCGGCACCCGCGCGGGAGCGGCTGCTATTGGTCGCGCACGGCTCGCGCGAAGCGGTGTTTCACGGCCGCTGGCGGGCCGGCATGACGCAGCTGGCGGAGCGGCTTCGCGCCCTTGGCGGTTTCGCGGGAGCGGATATCGCGATGCTCCTGCCGAATCAGGCGGCCTGCAAGCTGCGCGCGCTGCAGCGGCGTTACTCAGGGGAAGATTTCCTCGTGGTTCCGCTGTTTCTGAGCGAGGGTTATTTTACAAGCACCGTCATTCCGAAGCGGCTTGAAGGGCTCGCCTATCGATATAACGGCCGGGCGCTGCTGCCGAATCCGGCCATCGCCCGCTGGATGGAGCGTCAGATCAGGGCGTGGCTGGCAGAGCTGGAAACGGGCGATGGCGAGCGTTTGGGAAGTTCGCTTCGTTAG
- a CDS encoding diacylglycerol kinase, producing the protein MSIKRARLIYNPTSGREEIKRRLPDILQRLERGGIETSCHATISEGDATVAAAEAADRGFDMIIAAGGDGTLYEVINGLAEKDVRPPLGILPLGTTNDFARALGIPKHWEYACDLIIQQYATPIDLGRANKRYFINIAGGGSLTELTYEVPSKLKTMIGQLAYYMKGLEKMTRLRPTELRIQAAEIGEIHEEIMMFLICNSNSVGGFEKLAPDASLSDGLFDVVVLKKCNLGEFIRLASLALRGEHLNDPHVVHFQTREMTVTTPDYVQLNLDGEYGGTLPCTFTVLPSHLHIFVDEAGNSTYK; encoded by the coding sequence GTGTCAATTAAGCGGGCAAGACTGATCTATAACCCGACCTCGGGTCGGGAGGAAATAAAACGGCGGCTGCCGGATATTCTGCAGCGGCTGGAGCGCGGCGGCATCGAGACGAGCTGCCATGCGACGATCAGCGAAGGTGACGCGACGGTCGCGGCTGCGGAAGCGGCGGACCGCGGCTTCGATATGATCATCGCGGCCGGCGGGGACGGCACGCTTTATGAAGTGATTAACGGCTTGGCGGAGAAAGACGTCCGGCCGCCGCTTGGGATTCTGCCGCTTGGGACGACGAATGATTTTGCCCGGGCGCTCGGCATTCCGAAGCACTGGGAGTATGCGTGCGATCTGATCATTCAGCAGTACGCGACCCCGATCGATCTGGGCCGGGCGAACAAGCGGTATTTTATCAACATCGCCGGGGGCGGTTCCTTGACGGAGCTGACCTACGAGGTACCGAGCAAGCTGAAGACGATGATCGGGCAGCTGGCCTATTATATGAAGGGTCTCGAGAAAATGACCCGCCTGCGGCCGACGGAGCTTCGCATCCAAGCCGCGGAAATCGGCGAAATCCATGAGGAAATCATGATGTTCCTCATCTGCAACAGCAATTCCGTCGGCGGCTTCGAGAAGCTTGCGCCGGATGCGAGCTTAAGCGACGGGCTGTTCGACGTCGTCGTGCTGAAGAAGTGCAACCTCGGCGAGTTCATCCGCCTGGCGTCCTTGGCGCTGCGCGGCGAGCATTTGAACGATCCGCACGTGGTGCATTTTCAGACGCGCGAGATGACGGTGACGACGCCGGATTATGTGCAGCTGAACCTCGATGGGGAGTATGGCGGAACGCTGCCGTGCACGTTCACGGTGCTGCCGTCGCATCTGCATATTTTCGTGGATGAGGCGGGGAATTCGACGTATAAGTGA
- the rlmD gene encoding 23S rRNA (uracil(1939)-C(5))-methyltransferase RlmD, producing the protein MSKYRGKSGGRGGSGTAGKGAGRSGSESRVSYETAVNKNDDVNVEIIGLTHEGEGVGRVDGFTLFVQGALPGETVSARVMKVKKTYGYAKLTEIVAPSPDRVEAPCPIYKQCGGCQLQHMSYEAQLGWKRQHVVDSLERIGKLRVAGEAVRGERGAAAGEAVRVSGGDAAAGDVGNRAAGGAQAEEAVQSAVIVHPTIGMDAPWRYRNKASVPMGMAVSGAIHGKDGLPQPDLNGEQLIGGFYARGSHRIIDMDECLIQHNSNDEIVARVKAIGRELGITAYNEETGQGLLRHVMARVGFVTGEAMIVLITNGARIPHVEQWIARIRETIPGVTSIVQNVNKRDTNVIFGDETRVLWGSEVIYDELDGIRFAISARSFYQVNPVQTVALYRKAVDYAALTGNERVIDAYCGIGTISLFLARKAGQVYGVEIVPEAIEDAKRNAELNGITNVSFEAGPAEVVIPRWRKEGIVPDVIMVDPPRKGCDEALLETILAMRPERVVYVSCNPSTLARDLRVLEDGGYRTVEVTPVDMFPHTVHVESVALLVRNGTDR; encoded by the coding sequence ATGAGCAAGTATAGAGGCAAGAGTGGCGGTAGAGGCGGCAGCGGGACTGCGGGTAAGGGTGCTGGCAGAAGCGGCAGTGAGAGCAGGGTCAGCTACGAAACGGCGGTTAATAAGAATGATGACGTCAACGTCGAGATTATCGGCTTGACGCATGAAGGCGAAGGGGTAGGCCGCGTGGACGGCTTTACCCTTTTTGTTCAAGGTGCGCTTCCCGGGGAGACCGTAAGTGCGCGCGTGATGAAGGTGAAGAAGACGTACGGGTACGCGAAGCTGACGGAGATCGTCGCGCCGAGTCCGGACCGCGTCGAGGCGCCGTGCCCGATCTACAAGCAGTGCGGCGGCTGCCAGCTGCAGCATATGAGCTACGAGGCGCAGCTGGGCTGGAAGCGGCAGCATGTGGTGGATAGCCTGGAGCGGATCGGGAAGCTGCGGGTAGCGGGAGAGGCTGTACGCGGCGAGCGCGGTGCAGCAGCGGGAGAAGCGGTGCGCGTGAGCGGCGGTGATGCGGCTGCCGGAGACGTGGGAAATCGCGCCGCAGGTGGTGCGCAGGCGGAGGAAGCAGTGCAGTCCGCGGTTATCGTACATCCGACGATTGGGATGGACGCGCCGTGGCGGTACCGGAACAAGGCGTCCGTGCCTATGGGCATGGCCGTTAGCGGCGCGATCCATGGCAAGGACGGACTGCCTCAGCCGGATCTGAACGGCGAGCAGCTCATCGGTGGATTCTATGCCCGCGGCAGCCATCGAATCATCGACATGGACGAGTGTCTGATTCAGCATAACAGCAACGACGAGATCGTCGCCCGCGTCAAGGCGATCGGCCGCGAGCTCGGCATTACGGCCTACAACGAGGAGACAGGTCAAGGCCTTCTCCGCCACGTTATGGCCCGCGTTGGATTCGTGACCGGCGAAGCGATGATCGTGCTTATTACCAACGGTGCGCGTATTCCTCATGTGGAGCAGTGGATCGCGCGCATTCGCGAGACGATTCCGGGCGTAACGAGCATCGTGCAGAACGTTAACAAGCGCGACACGAACGTCATCTTCGGCGACGAGACACGCGTGTTATGGGGCAGTGAGGTTATCTATGACGAGCTGGACGGTATTCGTTTCGCGATCTCGGCGCGTTCGTTCTATCAAGTGAACCCGGTGCAGACCGTGGCGTTGTACCGCAAAGCGGTGGACTATGCGGCGCTGACGGGGAATGAGAGAGTCATCGATGCGTATTGCGGCATCGGGACGATTTCGTTGTTTCTTGCCCGCAAGGCGGGGCAGGTGTACGGGGTTGAGATCGTGCCGGAGGCAATTGAGGATGCGAAGCGCAACGCGGAGCTGAATGGCATCACCAACGTCTCGTTCGAAGCCGGACCCGCGGAGGTTGTTATCCCGCGTTGGCGTAAGGAAGGTATCGTGCCGGACGTGATCATGGTCGATCCGCCGCGCAAAGGCTGCGACGAAGCGCTGCTGGAGACGATCCTGGCCATGCGCCCGGAGCGGGTGGTGTATGTGTCTTGTAATCCTTCGACGCTGGCGCGGGATCTGCGGGTGTTGGAGGATGGCGGGTACCGGACGGTTGAGGTGACGCCGGTGGATATGTTTCCGCATACCGTTCACGTAGAATCGGTGGCTTTGTTGGTGAGGAATGGTACAGATCGCTGA
- a CDS encoding ATP-binding protein, translating into MSEGYRNLGFKVKDCISELIDNSFDQGADEIHMWFFEEEFAGVNRVSFLFQDNGQGVSSRKLNNFIEFRNDSSTLDIKKNGKFHWGLAASLGALSDYAEIYSIDSGTWYHTQYPYDGTSPKMKDPFAIEQIKYRLKSSSTGIIFYIQRISKVILAEVNDLEQLKDMLKYYIGETYRRDLIDKSIFINGEVIHLIDPLMRNNNRLLFYSDDECSVSLGTINIFFEDVKTNLQVQDSILVSDFYKRHLYYKVEFNEPIMELTMVRLEVNKVKNRTLPGFMKVNEENSGFYILRNRRQVDRAVKFKNINKMHNDYNQFRAELKFNPIYDELFGVQVNKSKIEIKSVIEQILYQKMIEYFGEISGRTVASKVRTFLKERSLVIKTDPLSLVSTNSTEIVPQNKGKREQDWRNQKSDEPKKEHTYYDFNDLDEEELKKIPEYTEDEHRANFNARVKNIKSREFIRFFYSLEIEDIDHRIKCFLNIIKPSLEGEVFGLLQMIKILSPTSIPFEILDYNDRLGLDCVARHNNAGLVGEYCFYVELKKELKRTMNHRLTLAKYIVCWRVQEHFKTNVKVLSALDGNYNLDSDASGFFVINKLGHLVRIIELEDTFTKLLKRDFAQGLN; encoded by the coding sequence ATGAGCGAAGGATATAGAAACCTAGGTTTTAAAGTAAAGGATTGTATAAGTGAATTAATTGATAATTCATTTGACCAAGGAGCAGATGAGATACATATGTGGTTCTTTGAAGAAGAATTTGCAGGTGTAAATCGTGTATCCTTCTTATTTCAAGATAATGGTCAGGGTGTCTCTTCAAGAAAACTGAACAATTTTATTGAGTTTAGAAATGATAGTTCAACATTGGATATCAAGAAAAATGGAAAATTCCACTGGGGGTTAGCGGCTTCCCTTGGAGCTTTATCGGATTATGCAGAGATTTATTCAATAGATAGTGGTACGTGGTATCACACCCAATATCCATATGATGGTACTTCTCCAAAAATGAAAGATCCCTTCGCAATAGAACAAATTAAATATAGATTGAAGAGCAGTTCTACCGGAATAATCTTTTATATACAAAGAATCAGTAAAGTTATCCTTGCCGAAGTAAATGATTTGGAACAACTAAAAGACATGCTCAAATACTACATTGGTGAGACGTACAGAAGGGATCTTATTGATAAAAGTATATTTATTAACGGTGAAGTAATACACTTGATTGATCCATTAATGAGAAACAACAATAGGTTGCTATTTTATAGTGACGATGAATGCTCTGTTTCATTAGGCACTATTAATATTTTTTTTGAAGACGTCAAAACAAACCTTCAAGTTCAGGATTCTATTCTCGTGAGTGATTTTTATAAGAGGCATCTATATTATAAAGTTGAATTCAATGAACCGATTATGGAGTTGACAATGGTTAGACTTGAAGTTAATAAGGTCAAAAACAGGACATTACCGGGTTTCATGAAAGTTAATGAAGAAAATAGCGGTTTTTATATTCTAAGAAATCGGAGGCAAGTTGATAGGGCTGTTAAATTTAAAAATATAAACAAAATGCATAATGATTATAATCAATTCAGGGCAGAACTTAAGTTTAATCCTATTTATGATGAACTTTTTGGAGTACAAGTCAATAAGAGCAAAATAGAAATAAAAAGTGTGATAGAACAAATATTATACCAAAAAATGATCGAATACTTTGGGGAGATTTCGGGGAGGACTGTTGCTTCAAAAGTTAGAACATTTTTAAAAGAAAGATCTTTAGTTATTAAAACCGACCCCTTATCACTCGTATCAACGAATTCAACCGAAATTGTTCCTCAAAATAAAGGAAAAAGAGAGCAGGATTGGAGGAATCAAAAATCTGATGAGCCTAAAAAGGAGCATACTTACTACGACTTTAATGATTTAGATGAGGAAGAGCTAAAAAAAATACCAGAATATACGGAAGATGAGCATCGAGCAAATTTTAACGCAAGGGTTAAGAATATAAAATCTCGTGAGTTTATACGTTTTTTCTACTCTTTGGAGATTGAAGACATTGATCATAGAATAAAATGCTTTTTAAATATTATTAAACCTTCTTTAGAAGGTGAGGTTTTTGGATTATTACAAATGATCAAAATACTTTCTCCTACTTCAATTCCATTTGAGATTCTAGACTACAATGATAGATTGGGTCTCGATTGTGTTGCTAGGCATAATAATGCGGGTTTGGTCGGAGAATATTGTTTTTATGTTGAACTTAAGAAGGAATTAAAGCGGACGATGAACCATCGTCTGACATTGGCTAAATATATAGTTTGTTGGCGTGTTCAAGAGCATTTTAAAACGAATGTAAAAGTATTATCAGCATTAGATGGTAATTATAATTTGGACAGTGACGCTTCGGGATTCTTTGTGATTAATAAGCTCGGCCATCTAGTAAGAATTATTGAGTTAGAAGATACATTTACTAAACTATTAAAAAGAGATTTTGCCCAAGGATTAAATTGA